One region of Carassius gibelio isolate Cgi1373 ecotype wild population from Czech Republic chromosome A1, carGib1.2-hapl.c, whole genome shotgun sequence genomic DNA includes:
- the LOC128030679 gene encoding uncharacterized protein LOC128030679, which translates to MYKDIFNGSPISRVTMETQSEKKRAAYFTEAELEVLMHAYEEFKPIILKRSNTAASAKARELAWQKITDRVNACNPSGATRTLSQVKMKHKNILQKANRKKTEARLTGGGPPPPPLTPSEELALSLNKGRPVVAGIPGGSSSHILCTTSDGEKRVKYTDGRIVLLDSPERTQSVTVDEDDDDDEETTSAVTEVDNAGRSTEYIPRDLPTDEGPSASAHNLSRLPAKELYKVHLQKQIRKSDIEMDLIQLQMEEKRLLIKKAALEIELLENRLKVRTCLNINLLHVKSGLSVSIYLSIYLSI; encoded by the exons atgtataaagacattttcaatggaTCGCCGATTTCACGAGTCACCATGGAAACTCAAAGCGAAAAAAAGAGAGCCGCGTATTTCACAGAGGCGGAGTTGGAAGTTTTAATGCATGCTTATGAGGAGTTTAagccaataatattaaaaagaagcAATACAGCTGCATCGGCTAAAGCAAGAGAGTTGGCTTGGCAAAAAATAACGGACAGAGTAAATGC gTGTAATCCTTCTGGAGCCACAAGAACTTTAAGCCAagtcaaaatgaaacacaaaaacattctgcaaaaag CTAACAGAAAAAAGACTGAAGCCCGTCTAACTGGCGGGGGGCCACCACCACCTCCCCTCACCCCATCTGAGGAGCTGGCTCTGTCCCTTAATAAAGGGCGACCAGTGGTTGCTGGCATTCCAGGGGGCAGTTCATCACACATACTATGCACCACAAGTGATGGTGAAAAAAGGGTGAAAT ATACTGATGGACGGATTGTATTATTGGACTCTCCAGAAAGAACACAGTCTGTCACAGTT gatgaagatgatgatgacgatgaagagaCCACATCTGCTGTGACAGAAGTGGACAATGCTGGTAGATCCACTGAG TACATACCTAGGGATTTGCCCACAGATGAGGGTCCTTCAGCCTCAGCACACAATCTAAGCAGG TTGCCAGCAAAGgagctgtataaggtccatcttcaaaaacaaataagaaaaagtgacatagagatggaccttatacagcttcaaatggaagagaaaaggctcctcattaaaaaagcagcacttGAAATAGAATTACTTGAGAATCGCCTTAAGGTGAGAACTTGTCTGAATATTAATCTGTTGCATGTTAAAAgtggtctgtctgtctctatctatctatctatctatctatctatctag